A genomic stretch from Magnetovibrio sp. PR-2 includes:
- a CDS encoding RNA methyltransferase, translated as MAHSPTSTKHRRPAKTAAAEAAAEGGPAVILVKPQLGENIGMVARAMLNSALLDLRLVAPRDGWPNDVAWKTASGADIVLDNARVFETTEDAIADLGHVFATTARARDMSKDVLTPRAASHEMLEHRHAGVKTGVLFGKESVGLHNDDIALADSILMVPLNPGFTSLNLAQAVLLMGYEWFQTAQATDRPAETFEIRLDTRRATKEELVGMFEHLEHELTDCGFLGVEAKKPGMIRNLRNMFQRARMTEQEVRTMRGVIAGLVKKRKS; from the coding sequence ATGGCGCATTCTCCGACCTCGACCAAACACCGCCGCCCGGCCAAAACCGCTGCCGCCGAAGCCGCAGCCGAAGGCGGTCCTGCGGTCATTTTGGTCAAGCCTCAATTGGGCGAAAACATCGGCATGGTGGCCCGTGCCATGTTGAACTCGGCGCTGTTGGATTTGCGCTTGGTGGCACCGCGCGACGGTTGGCCCAACGATGTCGCCTGGAAGACGGCTTCGGGTGCCGACATCGTTTTGGATAATGCCCGCGTGTTTGAGACCACCGAAGACGCCATCGCGGACTTGGGCCATGTCTTTGCCACCACGGCGCGCGCCCGCGATATGTCCAAAGACGTGCTGACCCCGCGCGCCGCGTCTCACGAAATGTTGGAACACCGCCATGCAGGGGTGAAGACCGGCGTGCTGTTTGGCAAAGAGTCCGTCGGCCTGCACAACGACGACATCGCCTTGGCCGACAGCATCTTGATGGTGCCGCTCAATCCAGGCTTCACGTCCTTGAACTTGGCCCAGGCGGTTTTGCTGATGGGTTATGAGTGGTTCCAAACCGCCCAAGCCACAGACCGCCCGGCAGAAACTTTCGAAATCCGCCTGGACACGCGCCGTGCCACCAAAGAAGAGTTGGTGGGGATGTTCGAACACTTGGAACACGAATTGACGGACTGCGGATTTTTGGGCGTCGAAGCGAAAAAGCCCGGCATGATCAGAAACCTCCGCAACATGTTCCAACGCGCTCGCATGACCGAACAAGAGGTCCGCACCATGCGCGGTGTGATCGCGGGATTGGTGAAGAAGCGCAAAAGTTAG
- the cimA gene encoding citramalate synthase: MSANRVYIYDTTLRDGAQTSGVDFGPKDKDAIARDLDALGVDYIEGGWPGANPTDDAFFENLPTLQTSRITTFGMTRRAGRSADNDPGLNALLATDARVVCMVGKAWDYQVDVALGIERQENIAMIEESVKHAGTRLDEVMFDAEHFFDGYKANAEFAMQCLKAAVDGGARWVVLCDTNGGTLPFEIDEIVTEVCKSIPGEKVGIHCHDDTGNAVANSLAAVRAGARMVQGTINGLGERCGNASLVSVIPSLMLKMGFETGISADGLKRLSHVSHALDERLNRAPDRHRPYVGESAFAHKGGLHVSAVEKDPKCYEHVPPESVGNMRKILVSDQAGRSNILARFREIGIEIEDKDPRVGKLLDKVKKKEKQGYSYDGADASFELMARRALGEVPEYFRCASFRVIDERRWNVMNDLVTQSEATVKLELHPDRKEEDQQMAVAEGNGPVNALDAAMRKVLLPLYPSLKDLRLVDYKVRILTPGEATAAVTRVVIESMDDQGRRWSTVGVSGNIIDASYNALRDSIVYKLFRDGIKAA; the protein is encoded by the coding sequence ATGAGCGCCAATCGCGTTTACATTTATGACACCACACTGCGCGATGGCGCACAGACCTCCGGCGTTGATTTCGGCCCGAAGGATAAGGACGCCATTGCGCGCGATCTCGACGCTTTGGGTGTGGATTATATCGAAGGCGGTTGGCCCGGCGCGAACCCGACGGACGACGCGTTTTTTGAAAACCTGCCGACCCTGCAGACGTCGCGCATCACCACGTTTGGGATGACGCGGCGCGCCGGGCGCAGTGCGGACAACGACCCCGGCTTAAACGCATTGCTGGCCACCGATGCGCGCGTGGTGTGTATGGTGGGCAAAGCTTGGGACTATCAAGTCGACGTCGCGTTGGGGATTGAGCGTCAAGAAAACATCGCCATGATCGAAGAAAGCGTGAAGCACGCTGGAACACGGCTAGACGAAGTCATGTTCGACGCCGAACATTTTTTCGATGGCTACAAAGCCAATGCAGAGTTCGCCATGCAGTGCCTCAAAGCCGCCGTGGACGGTGGCGCGCGTTGGGTGGTGCTGTGCGACACCAACGGTGGCACCTTGCCGTTTGAAATTGATGAGATCGTGACTGAGGTCTGCAAATCCATTCCCGGTGAAAAGGTTGGCATTCATTGCCACGACGACACGGGCAATGCGGTGGCAAACTCACTCGCGGCGGTGCGTGCCGGTGCGCGCATGGTCCAAGGCACCATTAATGGCTTAGGTGAACGCTGCGGCAATGCAAGCTTGGTCAGCGTCATTCCGTCGTTAATGCTGAAAATGGGTTTTGAGACGGGCATCTCCGCAGACGGTCTCAAACGCTTGAGCCATGTCTCCCACGCATTGGATGAGCGCCTCAACAGGGCACCCGACCGCCACCGCCCCTATGTGGGCGAAAGCGCCTTTGCGCATAAGGGCGGCTTGCATGTTTCAGCAGTGGAAAAAGATCCGAAGTGTTATGAGCACGTGCCGCCCGAAAGCGTCGGCAATATGCGTAAAATTTTGGTGTCCGACCAAGCCGGGCGGTCCAACATCTTAGCGCGCTTTCGCGAAATCGGGATTGAAATCGAAGACAAAGACCCTCGCGTCGGCAAGCTGTTGGACAAGGTTAAAAAGAAAGAAAAGCAGGGCTATTCCTACGACGGTGCGGATGCCAGCTTTGAGCTGATGGCGCGCCGCGCCTTGGGCGAAGTGCCGGAATATTTCCGCTGCGCTAGCTTTCGCGTGATTGACGAGCGGCGCTGGAATGTCATGAACGATCTGGTGACCCAGTCCGAAGCAACGGTGAAGCTGGAACTGCATCCCGACAGAAAAGAAGAAGACCAACAAATGGCCGTGGCCGAAGGCAACGGTCCTGTGAACGCGCTGGACGCTGCCATGCGTAAAGTTTTGTTGCCGTTGTACCCCAGCCTCAAGGACTTGCGCCTGGTCGACTATAAAGTGCGCATCCTCACACCGGGTGAAGCCACTGCTGCCGTCACCCGCGTGGTCATTGAAAGCATGGATGATCAGGGTCGCCGCTGGTCCACCGTGGGTGTGTCGGGCAACATCATCGACGCGTCCTACAACGCATTGCGCGATTCCATCGTCTACAAGCTGTTTCGCGACGGGATCAAAGCGGCATAA